The following proteins are encoded in a genomic region of Methanobacterium formicicum:
- a CDS encoding MBL fold metallo-hydrolase, producing MDIIPLAFESMGVRSMATFVETDQRILIDPGTSIAPKRFGFPPWKDEFDALHETRARVQEYAAKADILTISHYHHDHFTPFSLGRYLDSSPRYAEEMYLDKKLFIKHPTEKINKSQQSRARLFLKNLKRLGTRDIHYADGNSFQVGDTRLKFSDPLPHGGEGSRLGFVVTTTIEWENEKLMHASDVQGPIYEGAKKVILDEEPDTLILSGPPIYLEGFALEKRDVVRAQKNLMEICQKIPRVVVDHHLLRDLRCFDFIKEVKAESKGEIMVASELLGKEPYLLEARRKEFYF from the coding sequence ATGGATATTATACCCCTGGCCTTTGAAAGTATGGGCGTGCGCTCCATGGCCACCTTCGTTGAAACGGATCAGAGGATACTCATTGATCCCGGGACTTCCATTGCCCCTAAAAGATTCGGATTTCCACCTTGGAAGGATGAATTCGATGCCCTACACGAAACCCGTGCCAGAGTGCAGGAGTACGCTGCAAAGGCAGACATTCTGACTATAAGCCATTACCATCATGACCATTTCACTCCCTTCAGTTTGGGGAGGTATCTGGACTCATCTCCCCGCTACGCTGAGGAGATGTACCTGGATAAAAAGCTATTTATAAAGCACCCCACCGAAAAGATTAATAAAAGCCAGCAAAGCCGGGCTCGTCTTTTTTTAAAGAATTTAAAGCGTTTGGGAACCAGGGATATTCACTATGCCGATGGTAATTCATTCCAGGTAGGAGACACTCGGCTTAAATTTTCAGATCCCCTCCCCCACGGTGGTGAGGGCAGCCGTCTGGGCTTTGTGGTAACCACAACCATAGAATGGGAAAATGAGAAGTTAATGCACGCTTCTGATGTGCAGGGCCCCATTTATGAAGGTGCTAAAAAAGTTATACTGGATGAAGAACCAGATACTCTAATTTTAAGTGGTCCTCCTATTTATCTGGAGGGTTTTGCCCTGGAAAAAAGGGATGTAGTGCGTGCCCAGAAAAATTTGATGGAAATATGCCAGAAAATCCCCCGGGTAGTGGTGGATCATCATCTTTTAAGGGATCTGCGCTGTTTTGATTTTATAAAAGAGGTTAAGGCAGAATCAAAGGGGGAGATCATGGTGGCTTCGGAACTTCTGGGTAAAGAGCCGTATTTACTGGAAGCAAGGCGAAAAGAGTTTTATTTTTAG